GTTACACTGGATGATATGATACTAAGGAGTAGTGCATTGATTGCAGGACTAGATGTGATTTCAGCTACCATTATATTTAAAGGAGTTTTAATTATTAGCGAAATAAAAGGTATTAATAAGAAAAAAATTAAAATTGATATAGGCAAATAAATATACGCCATTTGAAACACCTCTTTAATAATTATTCTTTCATTATAAATCCATAATCCTTTAATATCTTTTTACCATCTCCATTTAATAAAAAATCAAGAAATTTCGAAGATAAAGTCTTGTATTTAGTATTTTTAACGATAGCAGCAGGATATGTTGCAATGACATTGTATTTATCAGGTATGTTAATAACTTTTATTTTTTCAGAAAATGGCTTTGCATCAGTTACATAAACAATGCCAGCGTCTGCTTCACCCATTGCAACCTTTTGTGCAACATCTGTAACAGTTACTTCTTTTGTGACGACATTATTAAGTGTTGCTTCCTTGAACCCTTTATAGTCAGCATCGATTTTTGACAGCATATCAAGTGCATATTTACCGGCAGGGACAGATTCATCTGCAAGAGCTAATTTCACTCCGGAGTTTTTTATATCCATAAAGCTATTTATACTGCTATCTTTATATGCGATTACAATAAGCTTGTTATATAATAATGTTTTAGGTGCCTCAACAAGATTTTCGCTGTAAAGTGGTGTCATGTTTCTTTCATCAGCAGAAATAAATATGTCAGCGTATGCTCCTTGTTCTATTTGCGTCCTCAATGTCTGGCTTCCAGCAGAATTTAAGATTATTTTTACACCTGGATTTAATTTTTCAAACTGCTTGACAACTGTATCCATAGAATCTTTTAAGCTTGCAGCAACAAAAACTGTCAAGGATTTATTGCTGCTTTCAATGGCATTTATATCGCATCCTGTTACCATTAAAATGATTAAAAAGATAGATAATATTAGCAAAATAATTTTTTGGTCTTTCATTGTTAATCACCACCAACGGAATTTATCAAATAATCTTTAAGCACATCTTCTATAAAGCCGGGGTTTACGTATGCTTTGATTTTCATATGTCATCACCTAAAAGTCCTGCCGCATCAGCTCT
This portion of the Thermoanaerobacterium sp. RBIITD genome encodes:
- the modA gene encoding molybdate ABC transporter substrate-binding protein: MKDQKIILLILSIFLIILMVTGCDINAIESSNKSLTVFVAASLKDSMDTVVKQFEKLNPGVKIILNSAGSQTLRTQIEQGAYADIFISADERNMTPLYSENLVEAPKTLLYNKLIVIAYKDSSINSFMDIKNSGVKLALADESVPAGKYALDMLSKIDADYKGFKEATLNNVVTKEVTVTDVAQKVAMGEADAGIVYVTDAKPFSEKIKVINIPDKYNVIATYPAAIVKNTKYKTLSSKFLDFLLNGDGKKILKDYGFIMKE